The genomic segment TTGACCGCCATCGGTGCGATCGATTTCCGACGGCTCATTGGCTGAGGCGTCGCTCGTCGCGCCGAGCGCGGTGAAGAGCGGAGCCAGATGCCGCCCGAGGCGGGCCAGCACTGCAGCCTCGTCCGACGTGAAGGGGCGCGGTTCCGTGCGCGAAATGACGAGTGCCCCGATCGCTCGCTCGCCGTCGAGGAGGGGAGCCGCGAGCACCGCGTACAGGGGACGTCGTTCCCAGGCCACGATCGTGCCGGGTGGGGATTCCAGTAGGGTCACTGCCTGCGATGTCTTCGACTCGATGGCTTGCCACGCAATTCCTTGACCGCGCGGCAGGCGCACCGATTTCGCCAGGTCACGATCATGACGTGTGTAGGCGATGCGCAGTGTGTCACCGGAGGCATCGAGGAGCAAGACGACGATATTGTCGTTCGAGATCGTGCCGGAGACTGCGACGTCGATCACTTCGGGGAGCGTCTCCAGATCGACGACCGACGAAAGCTTTCGACCGACCTCGTGGACTGCGTGGAGGGTCAGCGGCGCTCGAGGGGACAGTGACCGCTGCACCAGAAGGACAGGGAGGCTATCAGGGTTCTGCAACGCCTTCAGGAAGGCGTCGACCACCGCTGGGTGGAATTGCGTTTCCCGGCAGCGCTTGATTTCTTCGATGGCCTCGCCTAGCTTCAGTGCAGGCCGGTACGGCCGATCGGAGATCATGGTGTCGAATGCATCGGCCAAACCGATGATTGCCGCTCCCAGTGGAATGTCCTCGCCGGCGAGCCCTCGGGGGTATCCCTTTCCGTCCCACCGTTCGTGATGGGCCCGAACGAGCGGGACGATATGCTCGAGCTGCGGGTGACCAGCAAGGATTTCGGCGCCCACATCCGGGTGAGACCGAACAAGTGACCATTCGGCGGGCGAAAGTTGATCCGCTTTGCGCAGGATCGCGTCGGGAATCGCGAGTTTCCCGACATCGTGGAGAAGCGCAGCGAGCTCGATGCGCTCGATTTCGTCGCGAGGAAGCTGCAGCTGCTCGGCGATGATCCGTGCGATCTGGGCGACGCGACGCGAGTGTTCGTGGGTAGCGGGATCCTTGGCGTCGACCGCAGCAGCGAGTGCTTCGACCGAGGCACGGTACAATGCCCGTTCACGCTCGTGCGCTTGCACGATTTCCATCGCCAGAGCGGCACTGGTCGTCAAACCGGCGAGCCGGCGCTTGTCGCTCCCGGTGAAAGCATCCGTACCGTCTCGGCCGAGCATCAGAAAGAGCCTCGGGCCCTGCCGCGTCGGGATCGGAGCGAGCAGGAGCGTCGTCGCCTGCCCAGCGGTGACGTGTCGGATGGCATATCCCAAGCGAGAGACTTGGGCGCCGGTGACGGTCGCCACCTTCTCGTCTTTTTCCGCCATCGCCTGCAGGACGTTCTCGTACGGGATCGTCCAGCCTGCTGGGAGCGAGCGGAACCGGGCTGTCGCAGCGATGGGGCGAAGTCGGCATCGCTGCTCCTCGACACGGAAGATGGCGGCGAAGTCGTACGGGACGACCGAGGCGATCTCGTCCAAGAGCGTTTTCGCCAGCGTCTCGTCGTCCGAAGACGTGGCGAGGCGGAGCGTGAGGCGCACCTCGAACTCGCGTTCGAGGCTGATAGCCCAGCGATCGAGCGCCTCGGAGAGACGAGTCTGGATCTGTCGGAGCGTGCTGACCTGGGCAGGCTGTTGCAGCCAGTATGGCTGCGGAGCGGTGAAGAGCAGGAAGCCGGATGGCAGACCGCCAGGTGTGAGTGGCAGGAACACGATCGTCCCAGCGGTTTCAAGAAGCCTGGCGAAGGTGGCGCGATAGGGCGCGGGTACGAGATCGGCAGTCTGAAAGAAGAGTGGATGCACTGGAGAGCGATTGGCAAGCCAGCGGAAGAAGGACGGGTCAGCCAGGAGCGCCAGGCCGTCCGTGATGCGGTGACCATCGCGATTCGTCGCGAGAATCGTCCGCTCCCAGTCGAGCGGCCAGGCAATGACGAGGCCGACATCGCCGCCGCTCCAGGCGGCGAGTCGATCGACCACAGGTTGCGCGAATGTAGAGGGATGACTCTCTCGCAAGAGGAGCGAACTCAGTTCAGCAAGAAGAGTTTGGCACTGCGCTTGTTCACGAAGCGCTTGGCGTTGCCGAACGACGACCAGTGCGGTCGAGAGTTCTTGAGCGACCAGCCCGGTCAGTTCGCGATCGGCGTCGGAGAATGGGTCGACCGAAGCCCGACCGAAACCGAGTACCCCGATGACCTGGTCGTCCAGCCGGATGGGGTGGAGCACAACCGAGCGAAGCGGGAATCGTCGCTCGGGACGGTGATACGTACGGGGATCCTCCCAGGTATCTTCGACTGCGAGCATGCGTCCGGTACGATAGACGCAGCCTGCCAGACTCCGGTCGATGGGGATGCGGTGACCGATTTCCGCTTCTGGGTACGTACCGGAACCCCAAACCACGCGGAGCATTGACGGTTGCTCTGCGTCCAGCTCGAGGTAGATCATGGCATCGTAGCGGATACGGGTACGGAGAACACGCTCGACCTCGTTGAGAAGCTCCGTACTCGTTTCCGCTTTGACGACATGTTGGGCGACCGACAGGAGCGCGCGGAGCTGGGCGATCGTGCGCTCCAGCTGAGCATGCGCCACGAGGCGAAGCGCAGACGCCGCGATTTGCCGCAACAGGATCGGCAGGATGGGCAGTTCACGGTCACAATGCTCTGTACTCGTACCGGCGTACCACGCCAAGAGCCAAACCTGGGGTGACTGATCAGTGATGACCGGTAGGACGAGCACCTCGCTGACATCCGAGGGAAGCTGTTCGATCCACGCCCCAAGCGAGTCTCGTGCTCGGTCGCGCCGCAGCGTGACCGGATTCCGCTCACTGAGGATCTGATGCCGCCAGTGGGTCATGGTGGAGCGAAGCGAACTGCACAGCGAAGGGGGTACGTCTTCCGTGCAAAAGATGCGTGTCTCCGTATCCCAGCGGAAAACAAGCACGATCGAGGCAGGGGCGAGGAACTGCTGCACGGCTCGCAAAACAGTCTCTGCGAAGCGTCCGAGACTATGGGTACGATCGAGCACATGCTCGATAGCGAGTAGACGTTCCAGGGCTGCCCGGAGCGAGGCTTCTCGCTCAGTCAAGCGACTGACCGCAGCGACGACTGCCGCGAGCTGACACCACCGTTCGACTTCGCGAATCTCGCGGCGTAAGAACGGTTTCGGCATCCGATGGCGCCAGAAGTAGGCGACGCCGACAGGCTCTCCAGCGAAGCGCAAGGGGACGGCGAGACCGACGAGCTGTCCCCGTTCGGCCAGCCTGCGAAGCGCAGGGTTGACCGGCGGGAAGCGCTGCCAGTCGCTGGGCCGAAACAGGTGCAGTGGGCGCGGGTGCTCGCGGAGCCAACGCTCGACCGGAACCTGACTGGGTGGCACTGCGGCAACGGCGACCGGCGGGAGCGATTCGGCCGGCTGCTCTCCCTCAATCGTGCCGCAGACGATGCGCTCGAACCGTTCGTCGAACACGAAGAATCCGCCGAGATCAGCGTGAATGAGCGGAAGGAGGACACGGAGAACCGCACGGAGGTGTGTTTCTGTACGATAAATGTCTATGGATCCGCTCATCGAGTCATGGCTCCGTTGCGGTACGGTAAGATGCCCCAGATCAGTGTAACCCGCTGTCGGTGTCGGAGTCGGCGAGGTTAGCCCCGCAAGAGAGGGCCGAAAAGTTCCAAAGATGCACGATACTCGAATTGTGTCCAGTCACGATCGGAGGGTGCAGCGATGCGTGAGAGACTGCACAGCATCGTGATGAGGATCGAGCAGGCGATCGCGCATGGTGAGGTCGATGGGGCAGGGCTCATGGTTGTCTCGCAGGGGCAGCTCCTTCTGGAGTGGTACGGGGGACGAGCAGCCTCGAATCTGGAGGCGGAGCCAGACGTGCTCTGGCCGCTCGCCTCGATCACCAAGGTGTACACGGCGACGACGATCATGGCGCTCGTGGAACGAGGCTTCTTGACGCTGAACTTGCCCGTCGCGTCGGTCGTCGAGGAGTTCGATGACGAGGAGCGACGGCCGATTACGATCCGGCACCTCCTCACGCATACGGCGGGGGTTCCGTACGAAGCACCCGATATCGAGGCCTTGCTCCGTCAACGCCTCCCGCTCGACGAGCTGCTCGAGGCAGGGTTAAGCCAGCCGTTGGATTTCGTACCGGGAATGCGCATCGGCTACAGCGATCTCGGTTACGGGCTGCTCGCAGTCGTCGCCGAGCGTGTTACGGGTCGAGCGTTTCCCGAGCTGGTACGCGCGTTCGTCCTCGAGCCGGCTGGGTTGACCGATACCTGGTTTCCCTTGCCGGATTCGGAATCGGTCACAAGCCGCCTCGCTCATGTCGTTGGGGGGCTCGGTGCTGGGGAGCCTTGGGCGATGTACGGAGCGACGTACGGGCTCCGGCTCGGGCATCCAGCATGGGGAGTCGTCGCCACGTTGCGCGACCTCGTACGCTTCTTCACGCATTTCACACCACATACTGCAGGGAAGCTGCTGTCCGGTGCGTCGATCGCTGCCATGACGCGACGCCAGACGCCGGAATCCTTCGGCTTGCCGGGATGGGGCTATGGTTTCGAGATCGGTGGCGGGTACTTCGGTGAGGCCGATCTCCTTTCCCCACACTGCTTTGGGCACACTGGTGCGACAGGCTGTACCGTCTGGTACGACAGCGCGTACGACCTCTTGGTGGCGTTCGTCTCGAACCGGCACATGAACACCGGACGGCAGGAGTTCGTGCGTCGCATCGCTGCAGTGGTGAATGGCGTGGTGGCATCAGTGACGTGATGAGGAGCGCGTGCTATACTAGAGCCGCCGTGGCGGCGATTGCCGACGCGGGCTTTTTTGTGTGAAATGACGAGAGAGCAGTGCGTGAGGAGCTGAGCAGTGCCGAAGCGAACGTATCAGCCCAAGCGGCTTCGACGGAAGCGTGTTCACGGATTTCTCGCCCGGATGAGCACGCGTGGGGGTCGCGCGGTCTTGAAGCGCCGGCGACTCAAGGGACGGTGGAAGCTGACGGTTTCGGACGAGAAGAAGGTGACACCGAATAAGCGCTAGGGTGTGCGGTGATTGCGCGGCGGCTGCGGCTCCGCCGCTCCCGCGATTTCGAGCGCGTCCGACGGCGCGGCCGAACCGTGGCGGATCGGCTCTTGGTGTTGAGTGTCGCGCCGAACGGGCTCGAGCACAATCGCTACGGGTTCGCTGTCGGCAAGCGGGTGGGGAAGGCAGTCCGGCGCAACAAGGTCAAGCGCTGGCTGCGCGAGGCCGTACGGCGTTTCCATCCGGAGCTCGAACAAGGGTACGATATCGTTTTCGTCGCACGGGGTGCGCTGGCTGAGCCCTCGGTGACGTATCATGAAGTCGCAGCGCAGGTCGAGTCGCTCCTTCGACGGGTCGGCTTGTGGCGAGCGACGGAAGAGCGATCGGCCGGGGCGGGAGAGCAGAGCGAATGACCAAGGTAGCGCTTCTCCTCATCCGGTTCTACCAGCGCTTCATCTCGCCGGGATTGCCGGCAGCCTGCCGCTTCTATCCGACGTGTTCGGAGTACGGCTATGAAGCGATTGCCCGGTACGGTATCATCAAGGGCGGCGTGCTGACGCTGCGACGTGTGCTCCGGTGTCATCCATTCCATCCCGGTGGGTACGATCCAGTCCCCTGATGACTGCGACTACCGGGTGACGATCCAGCAATCGGAGGGATACCGTTGATCATTTGGGATCAGTTCGTTTACGCGATCGAGTGGGGCCTGGCGCGAACCGCCGAAGTCACCGGGAGCGCTGGGATCGCGATCATCCTCTTCACGATCCTCATCAAGACGTTGCTCCTGCCACTGACCATCAAATCGGTTCGCTCCACCAGGGCGATGCAAGAACTCCAGCCGAAGATTCGCGAGTTGCAGAAGAAATACGGACAAGACCGCCAGCGGCTCTCGGCGGAGATGATGAAGCTGTACCAGGAGCATGGGATCAACCCGATGTCGGGCTGCTTGCCGATGCTCCTGCAGATTCCGATTTTCTTCGGGTTGTACTTCGCGATTCGCAATCTCTCGATGAGTCAGGTCGGGGCTTGGGCACACGGTTTCCTCTGGGTGCCTGATCTTTCGAAGCCCGATCCGTTGCACATCTTGCCGATCCTGGCCGGGCTGTTCCAGTTCATCCAGACCCGGATGACCCGACCAGCGGGCATGCGCCGTTTCGACGATCCGCAGCAGCAGATGATGTACTCAATGATGCTCTTCATGCCCGCGATGGTCGTGCTGTTCGGTTGGAATTTCGCCGCTGGCCCGGTGCTGTACTGGGTCGTGTCTGCATTGTACAGCGTGGTGCAGCAGTGGCTGATCACTGGTTGGGGTGCGATGCGCGACTGGCTCCCCTTCTTGCCCGAGTTGCCCGAGCACCGGCGGCTGGGCTACGTCGACCCGAAGAAGCGGGCCGAGCAACGGCGTGGCGGTGGTCTCTTCGGCCGGCTCCTCCAGCAAGTGCAAGTCCAGCAGAGCCAACCGACGGCGGTGTCCTCGGCCTCGGTAGACGGTGATGTACGGCAACGGCCAGCGCCTGTCGAGCAGGCAGCCGAGAAGCAACCGCCACTCGACCCGGCAACAGTCGTGCCGCGCCGGTCACGGCCGCGTGGCAACAAGCGCAGTCACTGAGCCGAGCTCGGGTCGCGCAGCGTGCCCCGCTAGTCCGAAGCTGAGGGGACAGGGGCGCGGTCATGGTTCAGAATCAGCGAAAAGCGGTCGAGATTCAAGCACGGTCGGTGGACGAGGCGATCAGGCTCGCGCTCGAGCAGTTAGGATTACCACGCGAGCGGGTGCACGTCGAGGTGC from the Thermomicrobium sp. 4228-Ro genome contains:
- a CDS encoding serine hydrolase domain-containing protein, translated to MRERLHSIVMRIEQAIAHGEVDGAGLMVVSQGQLLLEWYGGRAASNLEAEPDVLWPLASITKVYTATTIMALVERGFLTLNLPVASVVEEFDDEERRPITIRHLLTHTAGVPYEAPDIEALLRQRLPLDELLEAGLSQPLDFVPGMRIGYSDLGYGLLAVVAERVTGRAFPELVRAFVLEPAGLTDTWFPLPDSESVTSRLAHVVGGLGAGEPWAMYGATYGLRLGHPAWGVVATLRDLVRFFTHFTPHTAGKLLSGASIAAMTRRQTPESFGLPGWGYGFEIGGGYFGEADLLSPHCFGHTGATGCTVWYDSAYDLLVAFVSNRHMNTGRQEFVRRIAAVVNGVVASVT
- the rpmH gene encoding 50S ribosomal protein L34 encodes the protein MPKRTYQPKRLRRKRVHGFLARMSTRGGRAVLKRRRLKGRWKLTVSDEKKVTPNKR
- the rnpA gene encoding ribonuclease P protein component, which encodes MIARRLRLRRSRDFERVRRRGRTVADRLLVLSVAPNGLEHNRYGFAVGKRVGKAVRRNKVKRWLREAVRRFHPELEQGYDIVFVARGALAEPSVTYHEVAAQVESLLRRVGLWRATEERSAGAGEQSE
- the yidD gene encoding membrane protein insertion efficiency factor YidD; amino-acid sequence: MTKVALLLIRFYQRFISPGLPAACRFYPTCSEYGYEAIARYGIIKGGVLTLRRVLRCHPFHPGGYDPVP
- a CDS encoding YidC/Oxa1 family membrane protein insertase translates to MIIWDQFVYAIEWGLARTAEVTGSAGIAIILFTILIKTLLLPLTIKSVRSTRAMQELQPKIRELQKKYGQDRQRLSAEMMKLYQEHGINPMSGCLPMLLQIPIFFGLYFAIRNLSMSQVGAWAHGFLWVPDLSKPDPLHILPILAGLFQFIQTRMTRPAGMRRFDDPQQQMMYSMMLFMPAMVVLFGWNFAAGPVLYWVVSALYSVVQQWLITGWGAMRDWLPFLPELPEHRRLGYVDPKKRAEQRRGGGLFGRLLQQVQVQQSQPTAVSSASVDGDVRQRPAPVEQAAEKQPPLDPATVVPRRSRPRGNKRSH